In one Hymenobacter sp. DG25B genomic region, the following are encoded:
- the def gene encoding peptide deformylase, whose protein sequence is MIYPIVAFGDPVLKARAKDIPADFSAEELKKLIGDMYDTMYYAHGVGLAAPQIGKSIRLFVIDSAPMVDDEDEETGEPAPNAEQGIKRAFINPVMVSETGEEWGFEEGCLSIPGVREMVYRHETIVLRYEDENRQLHEETFSGMTARVIQHEYDHLEGVLFTDYVTGLKKQLLRGKLARISKGDVNADYRMKFAGQGRR, encoded by the coding sequence ATGATTTATCCCATCGTTGCTTTCGGCGACCCGGTTTTAAAAGCCCGCGCCAAAGACATACCCGCTGATTTCTCCGCTGAAGAGCTTAAAAAGCTCATTGGTGATATGTACGACACCATGTACTACGCGCACGGCGTAGGCCTGGCCGCCCCGCAAATTGGCAAAAGCATCCGCCTGTTCGTCATCGATTCTGCCCCCATGGTAGATGATGAGGACGAGGAAACCGGCGAGCCAGCGCCCAACGCCGAGCAGGGCATTAAGCGGGCTTTCATCAATCCCGTGATGGTAAGCGAAACCGGCGAGGAGTGGGGCTTTGAGGAAGGCTGCCTGAGCATTCCCGGCGTACGCGAAATGGTGTATCGCCACGAAACCATTGTGCTGCGCTACGAGGACGAAAACCGCCAGCTGCACGAGGAAACCTTCTCCGGCATGACGGCCCGCGTGATTCAGCACGAGTACGACCATCTGGAAGGCGTGCTGTTCACAGACTACGTAACCGGCCTGAAAAAGCAGCTGTTGCGTGGCAAGCTGGCCCGTATCAGCAAGGGCGACGTGAATGCCGACTACCGCATGAAATTCGCGGGCCAGGGCCGGCGCTAG
- a CDS encoding zinc dependent phospholipase C family protein: MKRVFVALVGIVLVLLPHHPRAWGFFGHRTINRLAVYTLPPGMIGFYKANIDYLTENATRPDSRRTVVAGEAPRHFIDLDVYGDSAAYKMPRNYTDAVARYGEDTLQRHGIVPWHVIVMKNRLTEAFRQRDADRILAVSADMGHYVADACVPLHTTHNYNGQLTGQRGIHGLWESRLPELLASGYDFFTGPAPYIERPVPTIWGIVTRSNAAVDSVLRFEREVTTKFPEDKKYTFEQRGNQTVRAYSREFSREYHQRLNGQVERQMRLAVRMVGAFWYTCWVDAGQPDLSKLTVASETEKKRLARESEELQVAPQANAPGHTD, from the coding sequence ATGAAGCGTGTATTTGTTGCCCTTGTCGGCATCGTGTTGGTGCTGCTGCCCCACCACCCCCGGGCCTGGGGCTTTTTTGGGCACCGCACCATCAACCGCCTGGCGGTTTACACGCTGCCGCCCGGCATGATTGGCTTTTACAAAGCCAACATCGACTACCTGACGGAAAACGCCACCCGCCCCGACTCCCGCCGCACCGTAGTGGCCGGCGAGGCCCCGCGCCACTTTATTGACCTGGATGTGTACGGCGACAGCGCCGCCTACAAAATGCCGCGCAACTACACCGATGCTGTGGCCCGCTACGGTGAGGACACCCTGCAACGGCACGGCATTGTGCCCTGGCACGTCATCGTGATGAAAAACCGCCTCACGGAAGCCTTCCGCCAGCGCGACGCCGACCGGATTCTGGCCGTTTCGGCCGATATGGGTCATTACGTGGCCGATGCCTGCGTGCCCCTGCATACCACCCACAACTACAACGGCCAGCTCACGGGCCAGCGCGGCATTCATGGCTTGTGGGAAAGTCGCCTGCCGGAGCTGCTGGCCAGCGGCTACGATTTTTTCACCGGTCCGGCGCCCTATATCGAGCGGCCGGTGCCCACTATCTGGGGTATTGTTACCCGCTCCAACGCGGCCGTAGACTCTGTGCTGCGGTTTGAGCGGGAAGTAACCACCAAATTCCCGGAGGACAAGAAGTACACCTTTGAGCAGCGCGGCAACCAGACCGTGCGCGCTTACTCCCGCGAGTTCAGCCGCGAATACCACCAGCGCCTGAACGGGCAGGTGGAACGGCAAATGCGCCTGGCCGTGCGCATGGTGGGCGCCTTCTGGTACACCTGCTGGGTAGATGCCGGCCAGCCCGACCTGAGCAAGCTTACCGTGGCTTCGGAAACGGAGAAGAAGCGCCTGGCCCGGGAAAGCGAGGAGTTGCAGGTAGCACCCCAAGCCAACGCCCCGGGCCACACGGATTGA
- a CDS encoding ion channel, with translation MAFSSHSSASRPAASPPSPLDPGIGVNFGRPTRRAINHDGSFNVRRRSSSSHVHDLYQELITMAWGPFLLLLLSTLTLVNVLFAGGYLWLGLQHLNGTSELLHIPPFLQAFFFSIQTFTTVGYGNVSPNSIGTGLLASAEAMTGLLMAALATGLLYGRFSRPRAGILFSRTALISRRANGTPNLQFRVANRHRSTLVDLRAQVLLQFTDAAGNRTYQNLTLERDSVYFFPLNWTVVHDITPESPLHNLAAADLASRNAEILILLRGYDDTFAQDVHARNSYRFDELEWNRRYVRAYDIEEDGMVVLDLDRLHETEAISQE, from the coding sequence ATGGCATTTTCATCCCACTCTTCTGCTTCCCGGCCGGCCGCCTCGCCGCCCAGCCCACTTGATCCGGGCATTGGCGTCAATTTTGGCCGGCCCACCCGGCGGGCCATCAACCACGATGGGAGCTTCAACGTGCGCCGCCGCAGCAGCAGCAGCCACGTGCACGATCTGTATCAGGAGTTGATTACCATGGCCTGGGGGCCGTTTCTACTCCTGTTGCTGAGCACCCTTACGCTGGTAAACGTGCTGTTTGCGGGTGGCTACCTGTGGTTGGGCCTCCAACACCTGAACGGCACGTCCGAGTTGTTGCATATTCCGCCGTTCCTGCAAGCCTTCTTTTTCAGCATACAAACCTTCACTACGGTTGGTTATGGGAATGTTTCCCCCAACAGCATCGGTACGGGCTTGCTGGCCAGCGCCGAGGCCATGACTGGCCTGCTAATGGCGGCCCTGGCTACTGGTCTGCTCTATGGACGGTTCTCACGGCCCCGGGCAGGTATTTTATTTAGCCGTACGGCCCTTATTTCGCGCCGGGCCAATGGCACACCCAACCTGCAGTTTCGGGTGGCCAACCGCCACCGCAGCACCCTGGTTGATCTGCGGGCGCAGGTCCTGCTGCAGTTTACCGATGCCGCTGGCAACCGCACCTATCAAAACTTGACGCTGGAGCGGGACTCCGTCTATTTCTTTCCGCTGAACTGGACCGTAGTCCACGACATTACGCCTGAAAGCCCTCTGCATAACCTCGCGGCCGCCGATTTAGCCAGCCGAAACGCCGAAATCCTTATTCTGCTCAGAGGCTATGATGACACCTTTGCGCAGGATGTGCACGCGCGCAATTCCTACCGCTTTGATGAGCTGGAGTGGAACCGCCGCTATGTGCGGGCTTATGACATTGAAGAAGATGGGATGGTAGTGCTGGACCTGGACCGCCTCCACGAAACGGAAGCCATCAGCCAGGAGTAA
- a CDS encoding DMT family protein, whose translation MKALFTLLLLSVSNLFMTFAWYGHLQFKKLPWFSKLGLLGVILVSWGLAFFEYMFQVPANRIGFEENGGPFNLFQLKVIQEVISLTVFTLCAVYVFRTDKLGWNHVVGFLLLIAAVYVIFRKW comes from the coding sequence ATGAAAGCCCTTTTTACGCTGCTGCTGCTCTCCGTTTCCAACCTGTTCATGACCTTTGCCTGGTACGGACACCTGCAGTTTAAAAAGCTGCCGTGGTTCAGCAAACTGGGGTTACTGGGCGTGATACTGGTGAGCTGGGGGCTGGCTTTCTTTGAGTATATGTTTCAGGTGCCGGCCAACCGCATCGGCTTTGAAGAGAATGGCGGGCCCTTCAATCTGTTTCAGCTGAAAGTGATTCAGGAGGTGATTTCCCTCACGGTGTTTACGCTGTGCGCTGTGTATGTTTTTCGGACTGATAAGCTGGGCTGGAACCACGTAGTGGGCTTTCTGTTGCTGATTGCGGCCGTGTATGTCATATTCCGGAAGTGGTAG
- a CDS encoding patatin-like phospholipase family protein, with translation MRKNYFWLGLLLWLLSTLPVDAQKVGLVLSGGGAKGLAHVGVLKVLEKNRIPIDYIVGTSMGAIVGALYSAGYSPAEIEKIVLSQEFQDWVAGRPLTGKVYNYFETDSDPAALHLGLSIDRKFKTRVTPRLINDATLNYQLATMLAPAGAISDYDFNKLLVPYRAVASEVFTRQRVVQRSGSLADAVRNSMAFPLAFRPIRQPDGRYLFDGAVVDNFPTSVMTDEFKPDIMIGVNVGDVAFSKYPKGKDDQLLTSTLLFLGSNVADTLSVGKNGIFIQPDLEGYGAGDFNRAKKLVNLGETAAQAKLALMLRRIPRREDTLALQQRRRAFQDRAPPPILSR, from the coding sequence ATGCGAAAAAATTACTTCTGGCTGGGGCTGCTCCTGTGGTTGCTCAGCACACTGCCCGTAGATGCCCAAAAGGTAGGCCTGGTTTTGAGTGGCGGCGGCGCCAAGGGGCTGGCCCATGTAGGCGTACTGAAAGTGCTGGAGAAAAACCGCATTCCCATCGATTACATTGTAGGCACCAGCATGGGCGCCATTGTAGGCGCGCTATATTCGGCTGGCTACTCGCCGGCGGAAATTGAGAAGATTGTGCTCAGCCAGGAATTTCAGGACTGGGTAGCGGGCCGGCCGCTCACAGGTAAGGTGTATAACTATTTTGAAACCGATTCTGACCCGGCAGCGCTGCACCTAGGCCTGTCCATCGACCGGAAGTTTAAAACCCGCGTTACGCCCCGCCTCATTAATGATGCCACGCTGAACTACCAGCTGGCCACCATGCTGGCCCCGGCCGGCGCCATTTCCGACTACGACTTCAACAAGCTGCTGGTGCCTTACCGGGCCGTGGCCTCCGAGGTATTTACGCGGCAGCGCGTGGTGCAGCGCAGCGGCTCCCTGGCCGATGCCGTGCGCAATTCCATGGCCTTTCCGCTGGCCTTCCGGCCCATTCGCCAGCCCGATGGCCGCTACCTGTTTGATGGGGCCGTGGTGGATAACTTCCCCACCAGCGTCATGACGGACGAGTTCAAGCCCGATATCATGATTGGGGTGAACGTGGGCGACGTGGCGTTTAGCAAGTACCCCAAGGGAAAGGACGACCAACTGCTCACTAGCACCCTCCTGTTCCTGGGCTCGAATGTGGCCGACACGCTATCCGTGGGGAAAAATGGCATTTTCATTCAGCCTGATCTGGAAGGCTACGGCGCCGGCGACTTCAACCGGGCCAAGAAGCTGGTGAACCTGGGCGAAACGGCCGCCCAGGCCAAGCTGGCCCTGATGCTGCGCCGCATTCCGCGCCGCGAGGATACGCTGGCTTTGCAGCAGCGCCGCCGTGCCTTCCAGGACCGCGCCCCCCCCCCGATTTTAAGCAGGTGA
- the pulA gene encoding type I pullulanase translates to MKSWLLVTLFASLTTLTTCRTALPTDTYEAYPTYSGPDLGLTFVQGHARLRVWAPTAEKLQLKLYAEGTGGTPVAEYAMQKSMGGTWVYALPAQPAGRFYVVQATIKGRQMAETPDPYVHAVGLNGQRGALLDPATVRPLEWEDDVRPKLRQATDIIIGELHVRDLSMQPQSGIQHKGKFLGVAEIGTRGPEGVKTGLDHLSELGITHVHLLPTNDYASIDESQLQENRYNWGYDPLNYSVPEGSYATDPADPAVRILEMKQMVQRLHRRGLRLVLDVVYNHTANAARSSFEQLVPGYYYRHNADGSLSDAAACGNEVASERPMVRKLIVESVAYWAREYHVDGFRFDLMGILDIRTMRAVRTALDETDHSIFVYGEGWTAGASPLPEAQRAVKANVLKMDRIAAFGDELRDGVKGHYARQTEPGFASGQPGLEESVKFGIVAATQHPQLDYSKVNYSKTPWATTPAQAINYVACHDDRVLWDKLTVANPGASEAELIRMDLLSNTIVFTSQGVPFLPVGDEFLRTKGGSHNSYNLPDNVNQLDWARKAKYQEVFRFYQQLIALRKAHPAFRLPTQELIQQHLEFLPGLPATTIGYRLLHHAGGDEWNTIVVLFNGSRQPANLPLPGGRYSVVLAGDQINPQGISKLESTAAEMKVEVPASSAMILVQP, encoded by the coding sequence ATGAAATCCTGGCTTCTCGTGACGCTGTTCGCTTCGCTCACCACGCTCACCACCTGCCGCACCGCGCTGCCCACCGATACCTACGAAGCCTACCCCACCTACTCCGGGCCCGACCTGGGCCTGACCTTTGTGCAGGGCCACGCCCGGCTGCGGGTGTGGGCGCCAACGGCCGAGAAGCTGCAGCTGAAACTCTATGCCGAGGGCACCGGTGGCACCCCGGTAGCCGAGTACGCCATGCAGAAGTCCATGGGTGGTACTTGGGTGTATGCCCTGCCGGCGCAGCCCGCCGGCCGTTTCTACGTGGTGCAGGCCACCATTAAAGGCCGGCAGATGGCCGAAACGCCCGACCCCTACGTGCACGCCGTGGGCCTGAACGGGCAGCGCGGCGCCCTGCTGGACCCCGCCACCGTGCGCCCCCTGGAGTGGGAAGATGATGTGCGCCCCAAGCTTCGGCAGGCCACCGATATTATTATTGGCGAGCTGCACGTGCGCGACCTGTCCATGCAGCCCCAGTCGGGCATTCAGCACAAGGGCAAGTTTCTGGGGGTAGCTGAAATTGGCACCCGGGGCCCCGAGGGCGTGAAAACCGGCCTCGACCACCTCTCCGAGCTGGGCATTACCCACGTGCACCTGCTGCCCACCAACGACTATGCCTCCATTGATGAAAGCCAGCTGCAGGAAAACCGCTACAACTGGGGCTATGATCCGCTGAATTACTCCGTGCCCGAGGGCTCCTATGCCACCGACCCCGCCGACCCGGCCGTGCGCATCCTGGAAATGAAACAGATGGTGCAGCGCTTGCACCGCCGCGGCCTGCGCCTGGTGCTGGATGTGGTATATAACCACACCGCCAATGCCGCCCGCAGCTCCTTTGAGCAGCTGGTGCCCGGCTATTACTACCGCCATAACGCCGATGGCTCTCTATCTGACGCCGCGGCCTGCGGCAATGAAGTGGCCTCCGAGCGGCCCATGGTGCGCAAGCTAATTGTAGAGTCCGTTGCGTATTGGGCGCGGGAATATCACGTAGATGGCTTCCGGTTTGATCTGATGGGTATTCTCGATATCCGGACCATGCGGGCCGTGCGCACGGCTTTGGACGAAACCGACCACTCCATCTTTGTGTATGGCGAAGGCTGGACGGCCGGCGCCAGCCCGCTGCCGGAAGCTCAGCGGGCCGTGAAAGCCAACGTGCTAAAAATGGACCGCATAGCTGCCTTCGGCGACGAGCTGCGCGACGGGGTGAAGGGCCATTATGCCCGCCAGACCGAGCCCGGCTTTGCCAGCGGCCAGCCCGGCCTGGAAGAAAGCGTGAAGTTTGGCATTGTGGCCGCTACCCAGCACCCACAGCTCGACTATAGTAAGGTAAACTACTCTAAAACCCCCTGGGCCACCACGCCCGCGCAGGCCATCAACTACGTAGCCTGCCACGACGACCGGGTGCTCTGGGATAAGCTCACGGTAGCCAACCCCGGCGCCTCCGAAGCCGAGCTGATTCGCATGGACCTGCTCAGTAACACCATTGTATTTACCTCACAAGGCGTACCGTTTCTGCCCGTGGGGGATGAGTTTCTGCGCACCAAAGGCGGCTCGCACAACTCCTATAACCTGCCCGATAACGTGAACCAGCTGGACTGGGCCCGCAAGGCAAAATACCAGGAAGTTTTCCGGTTTTATCAGCAGCTGATTGCCCTGCGCAAAGCACACCCCGCCTTCCGCCTGCCTACTCAGGAGCTCATTCAGCAGCATCTGGAATTCCTGCCCGGCCTGCCCGCCACCACCATCGGCTACCGCCTGCTGCACCACGCCGGCGGCGACGAGTGGAATACCATTGTGGTGCTGTTTAACGGCAGCCGCCAACCGGCCAACCTGCCGTTGCCCGGCGGCCGCTACTCCGTAGTGCTGGCCGGTGACCAGATCAATCCACAGGGAATCAGCAAGCTGGAATCAACCGCCGCCGAAATGAAGGTGGAAGTGCCGGCTTCCTCGGCTATGATTTTGGTACAGCCCTAG